A region of Lagenorhynchus albirostris chromosome 20, mLagAlb1.1, whole genome shotgun sequence DNA encodes the following proteins:
- the RAMP2 gene encoding receptor activity-modifying protein 2 produces the protein MASLRAERAAGGPRLPATGAGRPAALRLLLLLGAVLKPQESLAQLLPTPDILKSEGKTVEEKYETNVLRCWDDYKVQMDSIEKDWCDWALISRPYSILRDCLERNAEEFGLGFPNPWAEQIIFETHQIHFANCSLGQPPFSDPPEDVLLAMIIAPICLIPFLVTLVVWRSKDSEAQT, from the exons ATGGCCTCGCTCCGGGCGGAGCGCGCTGCCGGCGGCCCGCGGCTCCCCGCGACCGGCGCCGGGCGACCGGCAGCGCTCCGCCTCCTCCTGCTGCTGGGCG CTGTCCTGAAGCCCCAGGAGTCCCTGGCTCAACTTCTTCCCACCCCAGACATCTTAAAGTCAGAAG GGAAAACAGTGGAGGAGAAGTATGAGACAAATGTCCTACGTTGCTGGGATGATTATAAGGTTCAAATGGACTCTATCGAAAAGGATTGGTGTGACTGGGCACTCATTAGCAG GCCTTACAGCATCCTTCGAGACTGCTTGGAAAGGAATGCAGAAGAGTTTGGCCTGGGCTTCCCCAATCCCTGGGCAGAACAGATCATCTTTGAGACTCACCAGATCCACTTTGCCAACTGCTCCCTGGGGCAGCCCCCCTTCTCAGACCCCCCAGAGGATGTGCTCCTGGCCATGATCATAGCCCCCATCTGCCTCATCCCCTTTCTCGTCACCCTTGTGGTGTGGAGGAGTAAAGACAGTGAAGCCCAGACCTAG
- the VPS25 gene encoding vacuolar protein-sorting-associated protein 25: protein MAMSFEWPWQYRFPPFFTLQPNVDTRQKQLAAWCSLVLSFCRLHKQSSMTVMEAQESPLFNNVKLQRKLPVESIQVVLEELRKKGNLEWLDKNKSSFLIMWRRPEEWGKLIYQWVSRSGQNNSVFTLYELTNGEDTEDEEFHGLDEATLLRALQALQQEHKAEIITVSDGRGVKFF, encoded by the exons ATGGCGATGAGTTTCGAGTGGCCGTGGCAGTATCGCTTCCCGCCCTTCTTTAC GTTGCAGCCGAACGTGGACACTCGGCAGAAGCAGCTGGCCGCCTGGTGCTCGCTAGTTCTGTCCTTCTGTCGCCTGCACAAACAGTCCAGCATGACGGTGATGGAAGCTCAGGAGAGCCCGCTCTTCAACAACGTGAAGCTACAGC GGAAGCTGCCCGTGGAATCAATCCAGGTTGTATTAGAAGAACTGAGGAAGAAAG GGAACCTCGAGTGGTTGGATAAAAACAAGTCTAGCTTCCTGATCATGTGGCGGAGGCCAGAAGAATGGGGGAAGCTCATCTATCAGTGG GTTTCCAGGAGTGGCCAGAATAACTCCGTGTTCACCTTGTACGAACTGACCAATGGGGAAGACACAGAGGATGAGG AGTTCCACGGGCTGGATGAGGCAACCCTACTGCGGGCTCTGCAGGCCCTACAGCAGGAGCACAAGGCCGAGATCATCACTGTCAGCGATGGCCGAGGTGTCAAGTTCTTCTAG